Sequence from the Pyrobaculum neutrophilum V24Sta genome:
CCAGGGCCGCCCTCAGCACCCGTGGCGTCGAGGGGCACTCGATCGATATGTAGAACTCCCTCCCCGCCAGGGCCCTCCCGAGCTTGTGGTAGAACGTCTCCGAGGCGAAGAGGTAGCCGGTGGGGTCCTCCCTATGTATGTCGAAGCCCAGCTGTATTACCACGGGGCCGTCCCACTGCTCCAGCACGTGGCGGGCGATCTTCCAGAAGCCGCCGTCTCCGACCCCCGGCGGCAGCGGGAAGGCCGTTGCCTCCCTCCGCCCTGCGAGCTGCCTCCTAGTTGGGCCCTCGGCCCCTCCGTACACCAGGTAGAGGGGGAAGCCGTGTTCCAGGTGGAGCTCCCACGTCCCCGTTGGGAAGTGTCTGTCTATGGAGATCACCGCCGCGCCGGACCTCTTCGCTATGTAGACCGCCGCGTTGAAGAGCTGGTTGCTCCTGGGCGCGTGGAGGCCAGCCATGGCGGTGCCCCCCACGTAGAAGACGGCGCGTCCCTTGGCCAAAGCCGCATTAGCCACCGCGGCTGCCGCCAGGACCTCCGCCTCGTGTTTCGCCACGGCCTTCACAAACATCTCGCTGTGGATCAAGCGCACCTCGTCCCACGTCGCCACGCCCTCCACCGCCTCGGCGCCCAGCTCCCTCAAAACCCTTGCTACCCAGCGGCCGTCGTCTGCGTGGACGAGCAACACATTTATACCAGATGCTTCGTGTTTATTAATGCAGGGGTTTACAGACTGGAGGAGGAGCTCTACGCCCTCCTGAGAGAGAGGGCGAAGTACAACGTACCGCCGCTGATCGACGGCCCCCTCGCCCCCCTTATAGCCTCGGCCGTCTCAAGGGCGCACTCCCCCGCTGTGGCCTACCTCGGCCCCGAGCGGTCCTTCACCTGGGAAGCTGCGGCGTCGCTGTATCCACACGGGACGCATGTGGCGTATAAGACGATAACGGAGGTGTTTAAGGCCGTTGAGAAAGGCGCGGTGGACTACGGCGTGGTGCCCTTTATAAACAGCCTAGAGGGGCCGGTCGGAGAGACGGTGGACGCCCTGGCCACACACGACGTCAAGATACTGGCTATGGGGGAGATGAGGATAACCCTCTGCCTCGCCAAGAGGGGCACCCCCCGCGTCGTCTACACCCACCCCCACGCCGCCGCACAGGCTAGGAAGATCATCTCGGCGCTAGGCGCCGAGGTGGTCTACACGGCCTCCACCTCCGAGGCCGTCAGAGAGCTGGAGCGGTGCCAAGACTGCGCGGTGATCGCCTCGCCTAAGGCGCTTGAGGGGTACGAGAAGACGTGTGGAGTCGAAGACGGGGAGAGCTACACAAGGTTCGCGGTGCTCTCCAGAGAGGGAGGCCCCGGCGGGTCCAGAGCGGCGCTGATTTTCGCCGTCCCAAACGTGGCGGGCGCCCTCTACAAGGCGCTCGGCCCCATAGCGAGACGCGGCATAAACATGACCCTCATATACTCGAGGCCCACCAAGCTCTCCCCCTGGGACTACTTCTTCCTCGTGGAGGTGGAGGCCGGGGCGGGGGTAGAGGAGGCGCTTGAGGAGATGAGGCTGTACACCACCGTGTTGAAGCTGGCGGGCCGCTACAACATAATCACGATAGCCCAGCCAGCTGCCGGGCCTGCTCGATGATGGACTCGGCCAGCCTCTCGCCGAAGCCGGGCAGAGAGGCTATCTCCCTGACGGAGGCCTTGGCCAAGTCCTTAACCGTCCTGTAGCCGAAGTTGTAGAGAGCCCTAGCTCTAACTCTCCCCACGCCCCTCAGCGCAGTCACGAGCTCCAGCAACTCCTCCCTAACGCCGTAGATCACCCTCGCCGTCACCACCTCCAGCCCCCTCCTGTGCTCCTCCAAGCCCAGCATACCGGCTAGCTTAGCCGCCGCGTTCCCAAGCCACTCGAATAGGTCTATGTACACCCGCAGATCCCCCGGCGCCACCTCGAACCTGTTGAATATGGCGTCTTCGTCCTCCTCCTCGATCCACGCCGTCAGCACCGAGGCGGTCTTAACCACCTCCTCAAACTCCTCGTCCTCCTCCACGTCGAGCACGGAGAGGACCTCCTCGGCCACGCGCCTATCCGCCCTCCCCCTCCTCACCCTGGGGAAGTCGCGCGCCGTGAGCACGACGTAGAGATACGCCGACGTGTTGCCCCCCCTCAAGCTCTTTATAAGCTCGATGTATCTGGCGGCCGTCTCGGGGTCTAGATACAGCCTCGCCACCTGCCTCCCCAGCTCCGTCGCGTATACGCGCTCGCCGTCTCGCTCCAGGAACCCCCACTCCTCCAGCTCCTCCACGGCCGCCCCCACCCTGGACCGAAGTAGAGCCGACTTGACGGCGGTCCTCGCCTGGTGGTACCCCAGGGTGTTGGAGAAGAAGTCCACCAGCTCGTCTATAGACCGGGCGTAGCCGCCCCCCACCGCCCCCAAGACGTGCGCCCTGAGGTTGGGGCCGGCCAAGATGTGGGACCTCACCTCCTCCACCTGCCCCCTGACGTACCTCTCCATGAGGTAGCCCACCTCGTTTTTACTCCTCGCCACCAAGACGGCCTCCCCCACGGCGTCGAGGCCCGGCCTGCCGGCGCGGCCGGCCATCTGCTTATACTCGAGAACCGGGATCTCCTCCCTCCCCACCACGGGGTCAAAACGCTCGAAGTCCGCCACCACGACCCTCCTAGCCGGCAGGTTCACCCCCGCGGCCAGCGTCGTCGTGGACACCACCACCTTGACGACCCCCCTCCTGAAGCCCTCCTCCACCAGCCTCCTCACCTCCAGCTCCAAGCCGGCGTTGTGGAAAGCCACGCCCCGCGCCACAAGCTCCGCGAGCTCCCTCCCTATGATCTTGCTGGAGGAGGCCCTGGCGACCTCCCCGGCCAGCCTCGACGCCTCGGCCACGTCGATCAGCCTGGCGGGGTGGGCCGCGATGGCCTTAGCCACCGCCTTGGCGATCCTCACCGTGGAGGATCTGCTACTGGCGAACACAAGCGCCTGTCCCCCGCCCGCCACGGCGTCCACCGCCAGGGCAACCTCGGCGTCGCCCGCCGCCTCAACCCGCCTATATGTGCCGTCTGGGTAGTATATCCTCCCCCCGTGGTAGACCCCCTCCCTCAGCGGGACGGGCCTCCAGCTGGACGCCACAAGCCTAGCCCCCAGCCACTCCGCCACCTCGGCGGCGTTCCCCACGGTGGCGCTTAAGCCGATGAACTGCGCCCTGAGGCCCAGGTGTTTAAGCTTGGCGATGATAGACTCAAGCACCGGCCCCCTCCTCGGGTCGCCGAGGTAGTGGATCTCGTCCACCACCACCGTTTTTACAGAGCTCAGCCACCCCGGCCTATGCCTCAGGAGGCTGTCCAGCTTCTCGTATGTCACAACCAACACGTCGTACTCGTGCAACCTCCTGTCCTCGGAGTCGAAGTCCCCCGTGGAGACGCCCACCTTAGCCAGACCGCCGTAGTGGGAGAAGTGCACCAGCTTCTCGTAGGCAAGCGCCTTCAGCGGGACGGCATACAGCGCCATCCCCCCCTCCAACGCCGCCTTCACAGACGCCACCTCGGCCAGGAGGGATTTGCCCGAGGCCGTGGCGGTGCAGAGGAGCACGCTCCTCCCGTCGAAGAGACCCGCCTTGACAGCCTCCACCTGAGGGGGGAAGAGCTCCCGGACCCCCCTCCCCCTCAGCACGGAGATCAAACGCCCATCTAGGGGAAGCTCAGAAACCTCCACATGGGGCGCCGGGGCGGGGGTATTTTTCCTCTTCGGCTGTGAGAAAACCCCCGCCATGATTTTCGACATGCACGCCGGGGGCGGCCCCGTCCGCGGCCGGACGCCGGCGGAAGCCGGGCTGGGTCCCTTGGCGTGGGGGGCCGAAAAAACTATACGACGCGTTTTATGTAGCCTGGCCTCGGCGTGTAGGCCTCGCCGTTGCGGATGAGGAGATCCACCACCCTCTGCACCTCGGAGGCGGGGATCCCCAGCTTCTCCGCCTCGGCCTTGAGGAGGTCCACCTTCACCGGCCCCCTCTCGGCCTCCTCCAGCTTCTTCAGAAGCTCGACGACTTTTATGTAGGCCTCCCTCCTCGACGCGGGGACGCCCGTGATTATGGCGTCTATGTCTATGTTGCCAGATTCTACGTCGATGCCGACCGACTTGAGGAAGGCCAGATACAGCTTGATGGCCCTCTCCGCGTCTTCGCCGGTGGCGATGGGGGAGAGCCTCATCTTGGCCTCCGCGATGGTGAGACGTATGAGGGCCTCCAGCTGGCGGGCGGTGATGGCGATCGCCGTCCCGGGGCCCTGGTACCTGCGGCGCATCTCGAGGTAGAACCTCTTGATCCTCTCCTTGGCCTCCTCGCTGATGACGGGTCTTACATACCTCCTCGCGTACATTATATACTTGCGCAGGAAGTCCGGCCTCAAGATGTCGCGGAAGGACTCCGGCGTTCTGCCCGAGTGGAGGTCGAGGATGTGCCCTGCGACAGAGGCGTCGAAGTCCTCCCTGGGCTCATCCCTAATCACGAAGATCAAGTCGAAGCGGCTCAGCAGAGACACGGGGAGGTCGATGTTCTCCGCCACGGTCCTGTTGGGGAGATACCGGCCGAAGGCCGGGTTCGCCGCGGCCAACACGGCAGCCCGCGCGTTTAGGGTGGCCACGATGCCGGCTTTGCTGATGGAGACGGTGTTCTGCTCCATAGCCTCGTGGAGCGCCACCCTGTCCTTGGCGTCCATCTTGTCGATCTCGTCTATGACGGCCACCCCCCTGTCGGCCAACACGAGGGCCCCCGCCTCTAGGTAGAACTCGCCCGTCAGCTTATCCCTTACGACAGCCGCCGTGAGGCCAGCCGCCGACGACCCCTTGCCCGTCGTGTAGACAGCCCTCGGCGCGATCTTAGCCACGAACTTGAGCAGCTGCGACTTGGCGGTGCCGGGGTCGCCGATGAGCAGTATGTTGACGTCCCCCCTCACCCTAACCCCATCTGGGTAAACGATCTCGTTGCCGCCGAAGAGGAGGCAGGCGATGGCCTCCTTTATCTCCTCGTAGCCGTATATCGAGGGGGCGATGGAGCGGACGATGAGCTCCCTCACGTCGGCCCGGCGGGAGATCTCCAGAATCCGTTGCTCGTCCTCCTTCGTGATCTCCTCCACCAGCTCCTTGTTGGAGGTCTCCACGTGCACCCCCTGGACGTAGGACGTCACTATGGGCGGCCTCCCCTTCCTAAGCTCGCTGAGGGCCAAGTCGACGACGCCGGTGAGAGACACGATGTCCCCCGGCTTCACAGTGTCGACGAGGTCGTCCAGGAGAACAACCTCCACGCTCCTCGGCATCTGGCCCGGCGGGAGGTCCTCCGGCCTCTCCTGCACGATGGCCTTCTGCCAGTCTATGTACTGGCTCAGCTCCGTCACGAGGGTAAAGCTCTTCGAGGCCCCGCAGCGGGGGCACTTGGCGGGGGGCTCCACATGCCTCTCCAGCTCCTGAAGAAGCTCTATCTCGTAGCCGCACTGCGTACACCGGTAGAGCGCTCTGTGGAGGAAGTGCTTAGGCGGAGTCTGCCTAGTCACGATCCCCTCGATGCGGATCAGGCGGCCGATGTACTCAGACCTAAGCTTCCTAAGCGGCACAGCCAGCGGCGAGCCCCTAACCCTGAAGTGGAACCGCCTCAGCGCCCTCGCCGTCTCCGGATCCTTCTCCTCCACAACCTCCTGCACCACCTTATCAGCCTCAGGCAACACAAGCCGAGGCCTCTCGACGAAGAGATCCGCAAGAGACTTGTCAAACAGAAGAATGTCGTGGAAATCCACCTCAAGAGACCTCTTCCGCTGAATAATCATGTTGATAACCTCATCCGACACCTTCTCACTAGACGTAACAAACTCCCTAATCCTATCCCTCACAAGATCAAGCTCAACCTCAGCAGACACAGACACAAGACACCCCAACAATAAAAACCAAAACAGGTGATACAGCAGACCGCCCATCCCCAGGCGCTCTGCCCATCGCCGACCCTAGCGGCACCCCCTCGCCCGCGCCCCCACCGGCATCCAGCGCGGGGCCACCGGACCGGGCGGCCCTCCTCCAGCCGGGGCCTGGGTCACCGCCCCCCACCGCCGTTTATGCGCACACGAGTACATAGCCCTCGGCCTACGCCAGATACGCAGAGCCTCTGCTAAGAAGAGGACGATTTTGAATACTGCGCCGTTGTGCTACATACCTACGCCGGGTGGATACATAAACTTTTTTACGTCTGGATATCCTCCCGCATGTGATCGAGGACGTGGTTGGGGAGGAGATCTTGGCCGCCGCTGTTTTGCACAAAAGCGGCTTCGTCGTGAAGTACGTGGGCTTAGACAGGGAGGTCTGGACTAGGCTGTCGGCTGTGTTAAACAAGGCGAGGGAGCTGGCCTCCGCCCTCCAGGGGGACCTCCTGGGCATAGACCTAGTCATGGATAGATACAGGGCGGCGGTTAGGGCGGGGGGTAGCGTAGTCGCCGCCGTGTTGGCCAAGGCCGAGGTGGACCCCCAGTACCTAGACTACGTCGCCTTCCGGATCGTGGAGGAGTTCGAGGCGGAGCTCAAGTAGGCCTCCAGGAGCTCCCCAGCCCTCAACAGAGCCACCCCCCTGGGCTCCCCGCCCACCTTCACCGCCACGGCGGCGCCGCCCCTAGCCCTCCCCACGTACTCCACCCCCTCGATGCGGATGTAGAACTCCTCCACGGCCTCCAGATGCCTCTCCGCCGCCTTCAACATAGCGGCGATGAGCTCCGCGTGCCTCTCCTCAACGCCCTCAGCCTTCACGACCCTCCCATCAACGATATATAG
This genomic interval carries:
- a CDS encoding DEAD/DEAH box helicase, with product MEVSELPLDGRLISVLRGRGVRELFPPQVEAVKAGLFDGRSVLLCTATASGKSLLAEVASVKAALEGGMALYAVPLKALAYEKLVHFSHYGGLAKVGVSTGDFDSEDRRLHEYDVLVVTYEKLDSLLRHRPGWLSSVKTVVVDEIHYLGDPRRGPVLESIIAKLKHLGLRAQFIGLSATVGNAAEVAEWLGARLVASSWRPVPLREGVYHGGRIYYPDGTYRRVEAAGDAEVALAVDAVAGGGQALVFASSRSSTVRIAKAVAKAIAAHPARLIDVAEASRLAGEVARASSSKIIGRELAELVARGVAFHNAGLELEVRRLVEEGFRRGVVKVVVSTTTLAAGVNLPARRVVVADFERFDPVVGREEIPVLEYKQMAGRAGRPGLDAVGEAVLVARSKNEVGYLMERYVRGQVEEVRSHILAGPNLRAHVLGAVGGGYARSIDELVDFFSNTLGYHQARTAVKSALLRSRVGAAVEELEEWGFLERDGERVYATELGRQVARLYLDPETAARYIELIKSLRGGNTSAYLYVVLTARDFPRVRRGRADRRVAEEVLSVLDVEEDEEFEEVVKTASVLTAWIEEEDEDAIFNRFEVAPGDLRVYIDLFEWLGNAAAKLAGMLGLEEHRRGLEVVTARVIYGVREELLELVTALRGVGRVRARALYNFGYRTVKDLAKASVREIASLPGFGERLAESIIEQARQLAGLS
- the mcm gene encoding minichromosome maintenance protein MCM, translating into MSAEVELDLVRDRIREFVTSSEKVSDEVINMIIQRKRSLEVDFHDILLFDKSLADLFVERPRLVLPEADKVVQEVVEEKDPETARALRRFHFRVRGSPLAVPLRKLRSEYIGRLIRIEGIVTRQTPPKHFLHRALYRCTQCGYEIELLQELERHVEPPAKCPRCGASKSFTLVTELSQYIDWQKAIVQERPEDLPPGQMPRSVEVVLLDDLVDTVKPGDIVSLTGVVDLALSELRKGRPPIVTSYVQGVHVETSNKELVEEITKEDEQRILEISRRADVRELIVRSIAPSIYGYEEIKEAIACLLFGGNEIVYPDGVRVRGDVNILLIGDPGTAKSQLLKFVAKIAPRAVYTTGKGSSAAGLTAAVVRDKLTGEFYLEAGALVLADRGVAVIDEIDKMDAKDRVALHEAMEQNTVSISKAGIVATLNARAAVLAAANPAFGRYLPNRTVAENIDLPVSLLSRFDLIFVIRDEPREDFDASVAGHILDLHSGRTPESFRDILRPDFLRKYIMYARRYVRPVISEEAKERIKRFYLEMRRRYQGPGTAIAITARQLEALIRLTIAEAKMRLSPIATGEDAERAIKLYLAFLKSVGIDVESGNIDIDAIITGVPASRREAYIKVVELLKKLEEAERGPVKVDLLKAEAEKLGIPASEVQRVVDLLIRNGEAYTPRPGYIKRVV
- a CDS encoding deacetylase, giving the protein MLLVHADDGRWVARVLRELGAEAVEGVATWDEVRLIHSEMFVKAVAKHEAEVLAAAAVANAALAKGRAVFYVGGTAMAGLHAPRSNQLFNAAVYIAKRSGAAVISIDRHFPTGTWELHLEHGFPLYLVYGGAEGPTRRQLAGRREATAFPLPPGVGDGGFWKIARHVLEQWDGPVVIQLGFDIHREDPTGYLFASETFYHKLGRALAGREFYISIECPSTPRVLRAALEALLSGITGGPPPRADAGWESPEAAREVDRMLKSARRPARR
- a CDS encoding prephenate dehydratase; the encoded protein is MFINAGVYRLEEELYALLRERAKYNVPPLIDGPLAPLIASAVSRAHSPAVAYLGPERSFTWEAAASLYPHGTHVAYKTITEVFKAVEKGAVDYGVVPFINSLEGPVGETVDALATHDVKILAMGEMRITLCLAKRGTPRVVYTHPHAAAQARKIISALGAEVVYTASTSEAVRELERCQDCAVIASPKALEGYEKTCGVEDGESYTRFAVLSREGGPGGSRAALIFAVPNVAGALYKALGPIARRGINMTLIYSRPTKLSPWDYFFLVEVEAGAGVEEALEEMRLYTTVLKLAGRYNIITIAQPAAGPAR